The following are encoded together in the Pungitius pungitius chromosome 7, fPunPun2.1, whole genome shotgun sequence genome:
- the pex11g gene encoding peroxisomal membrane protein 11C — protein MQPSVETLVQLLESYRGRDKVIRAACYGSQLVGGLLSRKSETDVPSRRLGKRLLLFSAQLSHCRTVLRLFDDLSMLAYSHSYGLGAGEEDAGVRFVSVLSNVADQLYYPCEHIAWAADAELIKVKSDKWWLLSTVLWGTSLLLGILRSLRVLLLLKKKLGRNERDGGGNSRSQIRRQMQREVLSVLSNMADLSNAIHWMPPGFLWSGQFPNWLVGLMGTISSLVGLMQMKAGDSDGTDSPESLPPPIMRNSPGVLLE, from the exons ATGCAGCCGTCTGTGGAGACTCTGGTCCAGCTGCTGGAGTCATACCGAGGAAGAGATAAAGTT ATCCGGGCGGCATGTTACGGCTCACAGCTGGTTGGAGGCCTCCTCTCGCGTAAATCGGAAACCGATGTTCCATCCCGTCGGCTCGGGAAACGTCTGCTGCTGTTTTCCGCTCAGCTCAGCCACTGCAGGACGGTGCTGAGGCTGTTTGATGATCTGTCCATGCTCGCTTACTCACACAGCTATGGGCTCGGAGCCGGG gaggaggacgcaggCGTGCGCTTCGTATCGGTGCTGAGCAACGTGGCCGACCAGCTGTACTACCCCTGTGAACACATCGCGTGGGCCGCTGACGCCGAGCTGATCAAAGTGAAGTCTGATAAGTGGTGGCTGTTGAGCACCGTGCTGTGGGGAACCTCGCTGCTGCTGGGAATACTCAG ATCACTCCGGgttttgctgctgctgaagaagaagctggGGAGAAAtgagagggatggaggtggcAACAG CCGCTCTCAGATCCGCAGACAGATGCAAAGGGAGGTACTCTCCGTCCTCAGCAACATGGCGGACCTCAGTAACGCCATTCACTGGATGCCGCCCGGCTTTCTGTGGTCTGGACAATTCCCCAACTGGCTGGTGGGACTGATGGGCACCATATCGTCACTAGTTGGTTTGATGCAGATGAAAGCCGGAGACAGTGACGGGACGGACAGTCCAGAGTCTTTACCGCCACCTATCATGAGGAACAGCCCGGGTGTTTTGTTGGAATGA
- the si:ch73-40i7.2 gene encoding FYN-binding protein 1 has protein sequence MEESVDVKALRAKFNSKVSTSDTGSRDSGSPKSPKHGFGKQILPLTESDLSHHRLTPKGPLPPSASPGLVRLPMEASVHPRPSSLPRPPANSGIRASVRQAEPGKVKMKGEMLQSLMQMHQRPPGTKPATAAGQSPAAAPASTPLPLWQQQRQRSAEVTPLRKSLPPERPQPLKPKRPPYVNLEPFQRLVRGPALPAPRQRDGPPGSEGRKMSLPAVVSPPKPPQRCNKPVALPHQMGTDDDQDFYDDIAGFEKNESWSDNSSHCIDEDDNEEVYEFIDEDQVDMNHSNAEKLNKKEAKSQQEQDKRNQMQRRKEENELRKKFKLQGEVEVLHTARVRHDWHGGGKLDLSIRQGESVEILRVKNNPEGKWLARSLNGHCGYISNTSVDIDYEAVKRKLLQSRKINTSQLPPPPPDPPLMLNVKYNCSDSMPPDDDDYDDVEPLPEDFPPPPPEISIDPKMEKELRKKFKYEGPLRVLHTMMVDPNGIIKKPGGKDLHVTQGEIVDVIQLTNSKKALCCNRFGKYGFVSRSLLLTMEGDIYDDVDYPDDVYDNDSSHADY, from the exons ATG GAGGAGAGCGTGGATGTGAAGGCTCTCAGGGCGAAGTTCAACAGCAAGGTCAGCACCTCGGACACCGGCAGCCGAGACAGCGGTTCCCCCAAATCTCCTAAACACGGCTTTGGGAAACAGATATTGCCCCTTACAGAGAGCGACCTCTCGCATCACAGACTCACTCCTAAGGGTCCTCTTCCTCCGAGCGCGAGTCCAGGCCTGGTCCGGCTTCCAATGGAGGCCTCCGTCCACCCGAgaccctcttccctccctcggCCACCTGCTAATTCTGGAATCCGAGCGTCCGTGAGGCAGGCAGAGCCCGGCAAGGTCAAAATGAAGGGTGAGATGCTACAGAGCTTGATGCAGATGCACCAGAGGCCCCCGGGCACCAAACCAGCCACTGCTGCAGGTCAGTCTCCTGCAGCGGCCCCCGCCTCCACGCCTTTGCCGCTGTGGCAGCAGCAACGACAGAGGAGTGCAGAAGTAACCCCGCTGAGGAAGTCCTTACCCCCCGAGAGACCCCAGCCCTTGAAGCCCAAACGGCCTCCCTACGTCAACCTGGAGCCTTTTCAGAGGCTCGTCCGAGGACCTGCCCTTCCTGCTCCAAGACAGAGAGATG GTCCCCCTGGTTCAGAAGGCAGAAAGATGTCCCTACCTGCAGTCGTCAGTCCTCCAAAACCACCACAACGATGCAACAAGCCCGTAGCGCTGCCGCACCAAAT GGGCACTGACGACGACCAGGACTTCTATGACGACATTGCAGGCTTTGAGAAGAACG AGTCCTGGAGTGACAACAGTTCACATTGTATTGACGAG GATGATAATGAAGAAGTGTATGAGTTTATTGATGA GGATCAGGTGGATATGAATCACTCGAACGCAGAGaagctaaataaaaaagaagcaaagagtCAACAAGAGCAGGATAAAAGAAATCAGATGCAACGTcggaaagaagaaaatgaattgaGGAAGAAGTTTAAG CTGCAAGGGGAGGTGGAGGTTCTCCATACAGCCAGAGTCCGCCATGACTGGCATGGAGGAGGAAAACTGGACCTCAGCATACGACAAGGAGAGAGTGTGGAGATTCTCCGAGTCAAGAATAACCCAGAAGGGAAATGGTTGGCTCGGTCATTGAATGGACACT GCGGATACATCAGCAACACAAGTGTGGATATTGACTATGAAGCCGTGAAGCGCAAATTGCTGCAgtccagaaaaataaatacttcgCAGttgcctccaccacctccagacCCCCCACTGATGTTAAACGTCAAGTACAACTGCAGCGACAG CATGCCTCCAGATGACG ATGACTATGATGACGTAGAGCCATTACCTGAGGAtttccccccaccaccacctgaaaTCAG CATAGACCCCAAAATGGAGAAGGAGTTAAGAAAAAAATTTAAG TATGAAGGGCCACTCAGGGTGCTGCACACCATGATGGTGGATCCTAATGGCATCATAAAGAAGCCAGGAGGGAAAGATCTGCATGTGACTCAAGGGGAAATTGTGGACGTCATCCAGCTCACCAACAGCAAGAAAGCTCTGTGTTGTAACCGGTTTGGAAAAT ATGGCTTTGTGTCCAGATCGCTTCTTCTTACAAT GGAAGGAGACATTTATGATGATGTTGACTATCCAGACG acgTTTACGACAATGACTCTTCACACGCTGATTACTGA